Proteins from a genomic interval of Quercus lobata isolate SW786 chromosome 11, ValleyOak3.0 Primary Assembly, whole genome shotgun sequence:
- the LOC115968284 gene encoding serine/threonine-protein kinase SRK2E isoform X1 produces the protein MDRTAVTVGPGMDLPIMHDSDRYELVRDIGSGNFGVARLMRDKQTDELVAVKYIERGEKIDENVQREIINHRSLRHPNIVRFKEVILTPTHLAIVMEYASGGELFERICNAGRFSEDEARFFFQQLISGVSYCHAMQVCHRDLKLENTLLDGSPAPRLKICDFGYSKSSVLHSQPKSTVGTPAYIAPEVLLKKEYDGKIADVWSCGVTLYVMLVGAYPFEDPEEPKNFRKTIHRILKVQYSIPDYVHISPECRHLISRIFVADPAKRISIPEIRNHEWFLKNLPTDLMDEKTMNNQFEEPDQPMQSIDEIMQIIAEATIPAAGTPSLNQYLTGSLDIDDDMEEDLETDPDLDVDSSGEIVYAM, from the exons ATGGATCGGACAGCAGTCACAGTGGGGCCAGGAATGGACTTGCCGATCATGCACGATAGTGACAGGTACGAGCTGGTAAGAGATATTGGGTCAGGAAATTTCGGAGTGGCAAGGCTTATGAGAGACAAGCAGACTGATGAGCTTGTTGCAGTCAAGTACATCGAGAGAGGTGAGAAG ATAGATGAGAATGTACAAAGGGAAATTATAAACCACAGGTCATTAAGGCATCCCAACATTGTCAGATTCAAAGAG GTCATATTAACACCAACCCATCTTGCTATTGTGATGGAATATGCGTCCGGAGGAGAGCTCTTTGAACGGATATGCAATGCTGGGCGATTTAGTGAGGATGAG GCACGCTTCTTCTTCCAGCAACTTATATCAGGAGTTAGCTATTGTCATGCCATG CAAGTATGCCATCGTGACTTGAAATTAGAGAATACATTGTTGGATGGAAGTCCGGCTCCTCGTTTAAAGATTTGTGATTTTGGGTACTCCAAG TCCTCAGTGCTGCATTCACAACCAAAATCAACAGTTGGCACCCCTGCATATATTGCTCCTGAAGTGTTACTTAAGAAAGAATATGACGGCAAG ATTGCAGATGTGTGGTCTTGTGGGGTAACCTTATATGTCATGTTGGTGGGTGCATACCCTTTCGAGGACCCTGAGGAGCCTAAAAACTTCCGAAAGACTATTCAT CGCATTTTGAAAGTCCAGTACTCAATCCCCGACTATGTTCATATCTCTCCTGAGTGCCGCCATTTGATCTCAAGGATATTTGTAGCTGACCCTGCAAAG AGGATAAGTATTCCTGAGATAAGGAACCATGAGTGGTTTTTAAAGAACCTTCCAACAGATCTCATGGATGAAAAGACAATGAATAATCAGTTTGAAGAGCCTGATCAACCCATGCAAAGCATTGATGAAATCATGCAGATAATCGCTGAGGCTACCATTCCTGCTGCTGGGACCCCCAGTCTCAACCAGTATCTGACTGGCAGCTTGGACATTGATGATGACATGGAGGAGGATCTGGAGACTGATCCTGACCTTGACGTTGATAGCAGTGGAGAGATAGTCTATGCAATGTAA
- the LOC115968284 gene encoding serine/threonine-protein kinase SRK2E isoform X2, whose translation MSLLQSSTSREIDENVQREIINHRSLRHPNIVRFKEVILTPTHLAIVMEYASGGELFERICNAGRFSEDEARFFFQQLISGVSYCHAMQVCHRDLKLENTLLDGSPAPRLKICDFGYSKSSVLHSQPKSTVGTPAYIAPEVLLKKEYDGKIADVWSCGVTLYVMLVGAYPFEDPEEPKNFRKTIHRILKVQYSIPDYVHISPECRHLISRIFVADPAKRISIPEIRNHEWFLKNLPTDLMDEKTMNNQFEEPDQPMQSIDEIMQIIAEATIPAAGTPSLNQYLTGSLDIDDDMEEDLETDPDLDVDSSGEIVYAM comes from the exons ATGAGCTTGTTGCAGTCAAGTACATCGAGAGAG ATAGATGAGAATGTACAAAGGGAAATTATAAACCACAGGTCATTAAGGCATCCCAACATTGTCAGATTCAAAGAG GTCATATTAACACCAACCCATCTTGCTATTGTGATGGAATATGCGTCCGGAGGAGAGCTCTTTGAACGGATATGCAATGCTGGGCGATTTAGTGAGGATGAG GCACGCTTCTTCTTCCAGCAACTTATATCAGGAGTTAGCTATTGTCATGCCATG CAAGTATGCCATCGTGACTTGAAATTAGAGAATACATTGTTGGATGGAAGTCCGGCTCCTCGTTTAAAGATTTGTGATTTTGGGTACTCCAAG TCCTCAGTGCTGCATTCACAACCAAAATCAACAGTTGGCACCCCTGCATATATTGCTCCTGAAGTGTTACTTAAGAAAGAATATGACGGCAAG ATTGCAGATGTGTGGTCTTGTGGGGTAACCTTATATGTCATGTTGGTGGGTGCATACCCTTTCGAGGACCCTGAGGAGCCTAAAAACTTCCGAAAGACTATTCAT CGCATTTTGAAAGTCCAGTACTCAATCCCCGACTATGTTCATATCTCTCCTGAGTGCCGCCATTTGATCTCAAGGATATTTGTAGCTGACCCTGCAAAG AGGATAAGTATTCCTGAGATAAGGAACCATGAGTGGTTTTTAAAGAACCTTCCAACAGATCTCATGGATGAAAAGACAATGAATAATCAGTTTGAAGAGCCTGATCAACCCATGCAAAGCATTGATGAAATCATGCAGATAATCGCTGAGGCTACCATTCCTGCTGCTGGGACCCCCAGTCTCAACCAGTATCTGACTGGCAGCTTGGACATTGATGATGACATGGAGGAGGATCTGGAGACTGATCCTGACCTTGACGTTGATAGCAGTGGAGAGATAGTCTATGCAATGTAA